One window from the genome of Dasypus novemcinctus isolate mDasNov1 chromosome 26, mDasNov1.1.hap2, whole genome shotgun sequence encodes:
- the CYP8B1 gene encoding 7-alpha-hydroxycholest-4-en-3-one 12-alpha-hydroxylase — translation MALWTLALGALLVAVAYLCLPGLLRQRRPREPPLDTGPVPWLGYAVAFRKNMFEFLRRMQAKHGDVFTVQLGGQYFTFLLDPLSYGPILKDVQRNLDFVQYARELVLKVFGYSSCPGDYEMIHSTSTKFLMGAGLKELNQAMLDSLSLVLLGPHGRGPAAGCWREDGLFHFCYDTLFKAGLLSLFGHTKNKEQDLLQAEKVFVEFRKYDLLFPRFVYSLLWPREWRQVRWLQRFFQKVLSVEQNLEKDGISSWLSYMLQYLREQGVSPAMQDRFNFMMLWASQGNTGPTAFWALLFLLKHPAAMRAVKEEAAKVLGEARLPAGERFACDLGVLQHTPVLDSAMEETLRLGASPTLLRVVHNDYILKMDSGKEYLLRRGDKLALFPYLSVHMDPEIHPDPTAFKYDRFLNADGSRKVDFYKGGKKIHHYSMPWGSGVSICPGRFFALSELKLFVLLMVTYFDLELADPDAPQPAIDPRRWGFGVTQPSHDVRVRYRLRPAP, via the coding sequence ATGGCGCTGTGGACCCTGGCGCTGGGAGCCCTGCTGGTGGCCGTCGCGTACCTGTGCCTGCCGGGGCTGCTCCGGCAGCGCAGGCCCCGGGAGCCCCCTCTGGACACGGGCCCCGTGCCCTGGCTGGGCTATGCCGTGGCTTTCCGGAAGAACATGTTTGAATTCCTGAGGCGCATGCAGGCCAAACACGGGGACGTGTTCACAGTGCAGCTGGGTGGCCAGTACTTCACCTTTCTCCTGGACCCGCTCTCCTACGGACCCATCCTCAAGGATGTGCAGAGAAACCTGGACTTCGTGCAGTACGCCAGGGAACTGGTGCTGAAGGTGTTCGGGTACAGCTCGTGCCCGGGCGACTACGAGATGATACACTCCACCAGCACCAAGTTCCTGATGGGGGCCGGCCTGAAGGAGCTCAACCAGGCCATGCTGGACAGCCTGTCCCTGGTCTTGCTGGGTCCCCACGGCCGCGGCCCGGCCGCCGGCTGCTGGCGGGAGGACGGGCTCTTCCACTTCTGCTACGACACCCTGTTCAAGGCCGGCCTGCTGAGCCTCTTTGGCCACACAAAGAACAAGGAGCAGGACCTGCTGCAAGCAGAGAAGGTATTCGTGGAATTCCGCAAGTACGACCTCTTGTTCCCCAGGTTCGTCTACTCCCTGCTGTGGCCCCGGGAGTGGCGACAAGTCCGCTGGCTGCAGCGTTTCTTCCAGAAGGTGCTCTCTGTGGAGCAGAACCTGGAGAAGGACGGCATCAGCAGCTGGCTGTCCTACATGCTTCAGTACCTGAGGGAGCAGGGCGTCAGCCCGGCCATGCAGGACAGGTTCAACTTCATGATGCTCTGGGCTTCCCAGGGCAACACGGGGCCCACCGCTTTCtgggccctcctgttcctcctGAAGCACCCGGCAGCCATGCGGGCTGTGAAGGAGGAGGCCGCCAAGGTCCTGGGGGAGGCCAGGCTGCCGGCCGGGGAGCGCTTCGCCTGCGACCTGGGCGTCCTGCAGCACACCCCCGTGCTGGACAGCGCGATGGAGGAGACGCTGCGCCTGGGGgcttcccccaccctcctcaggGTGGTCCACAACGACTACATCCTGAAGATGGACAGCGGGAAGGAGTACCTGCTGCGCCGAGGGGACAAGCTGGCCCTCTTCCCCTACCTCTCGGTGCACATGGACCCCGAAATCCACCCCGACCCCACCGCCTTCAAGTACGACCGCTTCCTCAACGCCGACGGGAGCCGCAAAGTGGACTTCTACAAAGGGGGCAAGAAGATCCACCACTACAGCATGCCCTGGGGCTCGGGCGTCTCCATCTGCCCCGGCAGGTTCTTCGCGCTCAGCGAGTTGAAGCTCTTTGTCCTGCTCATGGTCACGTACTTCGACCTGGAGCTGGCGGACCCCGACGCGCCCCAGCCCGCCATCGACCCCCGGCGCTGGGGCTTCGGTGTCACCCAGCCCAGCCACGACGTGCGCGTCCGCTACCGCCTGCGGCCTGCCCCGTGA